A genomic region of Mobula hypostoma unplaced genomic scaffold, sMobHyp1.1 scaffold_45, whole genome shotgun sequence contains the following coding sequences:
- the LOC134342128 gene encoding probable G-protein coupled receptor 139: protein MAAADLLTIVTQAILYQINGYYFPWSFLSITPVCCVINVLMFTAIDCSVWFTVAFTFDRFVAICCQKLKTKYCTGKTAAVVLRITGVLFCLKNVPRYFTRKPWVIIDNIPWFCDLVDNYFTDPGWVGYDWLDTVLTPFFPFAGILFLNALTVRHILVTSRVRKGLKVQRKGDNSSDPEMESRRRSVVLLFTLSGNFILLWMTYIVNVIYYQGSGKGLDFDNSEWIFHYVGYLQRDFSCCTNTFIYAVTQSKFRAQVISAVKYPLTSVLQFIHKNAS from the coding sequence ATGGCAGCGGCGGATCTACTGACCATTGTCACCCAGGCCATCTTGTATCAAATCAATGGATATTACTTCCCCTGGAGTTTTCTGAGCATCACCCCTGTGTGCTGTGTTATCAATGTACTGATGTTCACAGCCATAGACTGCTCCGTTTGGTTCACTGTCGCTTTCACCTTTGATCGATTTGTCGCCATTTGCTGCCAGAAGCTGAAGACAAAATATTGCACCGGGAAAACTGCGGCTGTGGTTCTAAGAATAACGGGCGTACTGTTCTGTCTGAAAAACGTTCCCCGATACTTCACACGGAAACCCTGGGTGATCATCGACAATATACCGTGGTTCTGTGATCTCGTGGACAATTATTTCACTGACCCTGGTTGGGTGGGATACGACTGGCTCGATACGGTTTTAACTCCGTTCTTTCCTTTCGCTGGGATCCTGTTTCTCAACGCTCTGACAGTCAGACACATTTTAGTGACCAGCAGGGTCCGTAAGGGGCTGAAGGTTCAGAGGAAAGGGGATAACAgcagtgacccggagatggagagccGAAGGAGGTCTGTGGTTTTACTCTTCACCCTCTCCGGCAACTTCATCCTCCTGTGGATGACATATATTGTAAATGTCATATATTATCAGGGCTCTGGAAAAGGATTGGATTTCGATAATTCTGAATGGATCTTTCACTACGTCGGGTATTTGCAGAGGGATTTCAGCTGTTGCACGAACACCTTTATTTACGCAGTGACTCAGTCAAAATTCAGGGCGCAGGTGATCAGTGCTGTGAAATATCCGCTCACTTCGGTACTTCAGTTCATTCATAAAAACGCGTCCTGA